From Quercus lobata isolate SW786 chromosome 1, ValleyOak3.0 Primary Assembly, whole genome shotgun sequence, one genomic window encodes:
- the LOC115977328 gene encoding protochlorophyllide-dependent translocon component 52, chloroplastic-like has product MEALGASAVPSFHIRTTLYKTKLRRPMFLNFHSNPTPSSAFSLVHKKQSKFKVFNTISSTVSTKPTNPPEPALETHSQGEKFDWYSQWYPVMPIWDLDKRRPHAKKVIGLDVVVWWDRNEETWKVFDDRCPHRLAPLSEGRIDQWGRLQCVYHGWCFNGSGNCKFIPQANPDGPPVHTAKKACVAVYPSTVQNKIVWFWPNLDPRYKDILVEKRPPYIPEIDDPSYTNLMGNRDISYGYEILIENLMDPAHVPYAHHGILEILPSKNRVKADREGGTPLEFMIEKLDINGFNTFQFQEWNRTNFIAPYLFCACLKPGDQANGSESSAGTRKVNS; this is encoded by the exons ATGGAAGCTCTCGGAGCTTCCGCAGTTCCTTCTTTTCACATCCGAACAACACTCTATAAAACCAAATTGAGAAGGCCCAtgttcttaaattttcattccaaTCCAACACCCAGTTCAGCTTTCTCATTAGTCCACAAAAAACAATCAAAGTTCAAGGTTTTTAACACCATATCATCCACGGTTTCAAcgaaacccacaaacccacctGAGCCAGCCCTTGAAACTCACAGTCAAGGTGAGAAATTTGATTGGTATTCACAATGGTACCCTGTTATGCCAATCTGGGACCTGGACAAGAGGAGGCCACATGCAAAAAAGGTGATAGGTCTTGATGTGGTTGTGTGGTGGGATAGGAATGAGGAAACTTGGAAAGTGTTTGATGATAGGTGTCCTCATCGGCTGGCTCCATTGTCTGAAGGGAGGATTGATCAGTGGGGCAGGTTGCAGTGTGTGTACCATGGTTGGTGTTTTAATGGTTCTGGCAACTGCAAGTTCATCCCTCAAGCAAATCCTGATGGCCCTCCG GTGCACACAGCCAAGAAAGCATGTGTAGCTGTTTATCCAAGTACTGTGCAGAACAAAATAGTTTGGTTTTGGCCAAACTTGGATCCCCGATACAAAGATATTCTTGTGGAGAAGAGACCCCCCTACATCCCAGAAATAGATGATCCTTCATATACTAACTTAATGGGAAATAGAGATATTTCTTATGG ATATGAGATATTGATTGAGAATCTTATGGACCCTGCTCATGTTCCTTATGCGCATCATGGAATATTGGAAATTCTACCATCCAAAAACAG AGTGAAGGCTGATAGAGAGGGGGGCACACCACTTGAATTTATGATTGAAAAGTTAGACATCAATGGGTTCAATACATTTCAGTTTCAGGAATGGAACAGAACCAATTTTATTGCCCCATACCTGTTTTGTGCATGTCTTAAGCCTGGGGATCAAGCTAATGGATCTGAATCATCAGCTGGAACCAGAAAG GTAAATTCTTAA